One region of Populus trichocarpa isolate Nisqually-1 chromosome 4, P.trichocarpa_v4.1, whole genome shotgun sequence genomic DNA includes:
- the LOC7463049 gene encoding probable auxin efflux carrier component 8 has product MISAADVYHVVTATVPLYFAMILAYISVKWWKLFTPDQCAGINKFVAKFSIPLLSFQVISGINPYKMNLKLIFADFLQKLLALLVLTALAKISSRGRLNWIITGLSLSTLPNTLILGIPLLRAMHGAEAEPLLSQIVGLQSLIWYNLLLFLFELNATKEATVAPSSESTGDLEALQEAQHKDDEGVQRRTRKVKAMVILLTVGRKLMSNPNFYATLVALIWASIHSRWGVNLPDIVDKSVRILSTGGLGMAMFSLGLFMASRPSIIACGIPMAMVAMAMKFIVGPALIAVASIAVGLKGTVLKVAIVQAALPQGIVPFVFAKEYNVHPDTLSTGVIFGMLISMPIALAYYSLLAL; this is encoded by the exons ATGATTTCTGCAGCTGATGTCTATCATGTGGTGACAGCCACAGTTCCATTATATTTTGCCATGATATTGGCGTACATCTCTGTGAAATGGTGGAAGCTCTTTACACCAGATCAGTGTGCAGGCATAAACAAGTTTGTTGCCAAATTCTCAATCCCATTATTATCATTCCAAGTTATCTCTGGTATCAATCCATACAAAATGAACCTGAAACTTATATTTGCCGACTTTCTTCAAAAACTACTAGCCCTTTTAGTGCTCACAGCACTCGCCAAAATCAGCTCTCGCGGACGGTTGAATTGGATCATCACTGGTCTCTCCCTCTCAACATTGCCCAACACTTTGATTCTGGGGATTCCACTTCTGAGGGCTATGCATGGGGCTGAGGCAGAGCCACTTCTTTCACAGATAGTTGGCCTGCAAAGCCTAATTTGGTAcaatttgttgttgtttctgtTTGAGCTCAATGCCACCAAGGAAGCCACTGTGGCACCATCTTCAGAATCCACAG GGGATCTAGAGGCTCTTCAAGAAGCACAACACAAAGACGACGAGGGAGTGCAAAGAAGAACAAGGAAAGTCAAAGCCATGGTCATTCTTTTGACGGTGGGAAGGAAGCTAATGAGCAATCCAAACTTTTACGCTACCTTGGTGGCTCTTATCTGGGCAAGCATACACTCTCG GTGGGGAGTGAACTTGCCGGACATTGTTGATAAATCCGTAAGGATATTGTCAACAGGAGGGCTTGGTATGGCAATGTTCAGCTTAG GTCTATTTATGGCATCGCGGCCCAGCATAATAGCATGTGGAATCCCAATGGCAATGGTAGCCATGGCAATGAAGTTCATCGTAGGGCCTGCTCTAATTGCAGTCGCTTCCATTGCTGTTGGACTAAAGGGAACAGTGCTCAAAGTGGCAATTGTGCAG GCAGCTCTTCCTCAAGGGATCGTTCCATTCGTCTTTGCAAAAGAGTACAACGTTCATCCGGATACATTGAGCACAGG GGTAATATTTGGCATGCTCATTTCCATGCCAATAGCATTGGCCTACTACTCCTTATTAGCATTGTAA